gcaggggcagcggaggaggccggaccggaaggcggcctggaggagtccaacgccctgaatgacagcctgaccagcctgcagtggctgcaggacttctcctttctcaacgCCGAGGTCCCCGCCCTGCCTTCGGCGGACAccgacccccacggctaccacgagctgtcaggctcggccgagccgGGGTCTCCCCTGGCGGCGGACCCCGCCTGCCTGGGGcagccgcacacacccggcaagcccacgtCCTTGTGcacgccgcggagcgccccctcggggctgcaggcctcgcctcccgacgacgtggactacgccaccaacccgcacgtgaagccgccctactcgtatgccacgctcatctgcatggccatgcaggccagcaaggccaccaagatcaccctgtcggccatctacaagtggatcacggacagtttctgttacttccgccacgctgatcccacctggcaggtagggaggcactccctccctccctccccatgcccgcgcGGACTGGACTCACATGCCAGATCCGCAGGacaagtaggcgcggtacggccagggccccgagagaggaaggccatccaggaaggacctcaagggagcccagtgcttggactgctgcccctttgacttcagagacggaggagggaggatgttcagagggctgtaggggtgccgacctagaggttcaagtggaaagaacttgtcactcatccggcaggctcagcccaaagaccagggctgaactatgcgtggacacagccccccagggtaggttgatggactgagggacacatttttgtcccaagtcctggaattcctcgacactaccctcctcaaggtcagtttgtcagggcctgactggaggcagagcatcgttcctgccaggctctgcatcccgcctgctttcagttggctggaggggctctgggaggggagaggggcgtgctgcggggtgtgaaggccatctgtgtcccagtggaagggctccggggccttccgaaagctgccgtgccagcccccaccccaagccctccctagtttcctgcctacactcctccccctcttctcatcaacctccctggggggacaattacctcagccacgtgctttccacaggggctctttcctcccacactggcttcatgttccaagtctccggaacctggcacagagcagccaaggggcccagaccACCATGTAAAcctcccagtcttgccagggggcactactcacctgccggccccacccaccaggccccagacccctgtgccccagcgtggtttggactgtgcacctaggcgtgaacaaggcaggatggtgattcaggctgggcacacactgccctgagcctcttcgaccatcaggatcaggggctacttggggacagagaccctgaggatgcacagatccttccctgtggcacaggtcacaggatcagagttcctgtgatcacagctattccacgtttgcttgggccctgaccctggggcaggtaccatttgtaaccttggtgagaaagcagagaccctccaccaccccccaccccaccccaagcctgagaggccccaggaatgagcgctatgctcttggctgggtaataatcaactgaggcctcagagcctggggtgggaggagggggacatggtgggtgagggcccaggccagcagccggctctagaaacaaggaaagtcatcagatcctcccacacttcatcccccccgccacacacacaccctcacactcactcactcatttcacaaacagagaaggccagccaggcccaggcagagggagatggccgtccaggacctgggggagccaaggcctttgagcAGAGGCTGCAAGcagcggggtaagggagggagggcaggacaggctggcactgagagccaccctgcggctcagggctcggatgactgagcaggcagatatcctggcaaaagggaacaaaagcccccgacagcactcccagctcctggtgccccgtggctggtgtcccagagcctcccgctcggagcagcgcctctgtctcccctgcccccatcggagagaaggtggtggtgggactggcagtggcgctaggagccccccatcactgaccccacccactctcccagctgtcttccttctctcctatctccctgtgtccagaactccatccgccacaacctgtccctgaagaAGGGCTTCATCAAGATGCCTCGGGAGAAGGacgagccaggcaaggggggctTCTGGCGCATCGAcccccagtacgccgagcggctgctgagtggggccttgaagaagcggcggctgcccccagtccacatccacccggcctttgcccgCCAGGCCGCGCCAGAGCCcagcgccgccccatgggccgggccactgaccgtgagcaccgaggcccagcagctgctgcgggagttcgaggaggccactggggaggcgggctggggtgcaggcgagggcaggctggggcgtaagcgtcaacagccgctgcccaagcaggaggccaaggtcccgcggccctccagccccctgctgctgaccccggaggagcagggtgagctggaacccctcaagggcaactttgactgggaggccatcttggacgctggcacgctggacggggagctgggcacgctggagacctcggagctgatcccgccgctgagccctgcctcccacggggacatggacctcaccatccatggccaccacatcgactgccctgttacctgggggcctccagtggagcaggctaccgacagcctggacttcgatgagaccttcctggccacatccttcctggagcacccctgggacgagagcacccgtagctccctgccccccgagcccctctttgaggccggggatgccacactggcctctgacctgcatgactgggccagcctgggcgccttcttgtaagaagccaggccctgccccacctccagacagcaccgaagtctgggcccagactgcccccctccccgccagtgcaggcccatggacaccctaccgcccaggcaggggctgggccaggtcaccccaccaggccacacggcccccagcccaggccatcctcagattctagtccagcaggctgagatttggggcccaggaccaaaattgctgcctccgctccccagccccccatacacacagtgtttcatggatccacttcttccctgccccagagacacgctaagggccctgcactatgagagctgcggcttggaggggccctggccaagctggaaacatcagtacggGGCCCGCCCCGAACACCTTAGCTtctgaagcttctctctctcctgctctcctccccaggtctctatccagacCAAGTTCCCAGCTACAACACATGCTGATTAGGTGACTGCAAATTAACACCCAAGAGGCCTCTCCCGGCAGTCTGTGAGGaggagctaggcggaggggggaagagagaggagacagaaaggaggccgGGGTGCCGGGTGGaaccaggagattttctaaggcctctgggatcttctggcttcatccctagaggtggggcagagtgtatgtgtccctaatctttgagcccaacttgaggctgagagcagcggggagatggggatctgggggttaggggctggggcagccaagctgcagagggaaagggcacagacagactaatgtagtgagtgtagctatagctgaggcttaactgggagggacgcagtgcttgctagaaccactgggaccaggaatggggggatggccccgtgcccttgcttgcactgCTGCAGGGGAGTGTCTTGCTGCACCATAAACCCCCTGGGCTGCATCCCACATCCACTCTCCTAACCCATCGGGCAATTTAACCTTTTTCATAGAAAGTTAGTTACAATaagaacagttttaaaaataaagttttaaaaagtctcaaaatgGACCTGCTTGCAACTTTCTCTGGGGAAAAGCATGGGCCAGTTTTGGGGAGGCCACGGCCCAAGGGGGAATggctgggaggaagatggggggCACCAAAAGCCTGCAGCGTGTCCCCTGATGCACTCCTCATGATCTCTGGGTgcccagagagaaaggggctgagaggCGGCCCTCGGGGGTCCCCTGCAGCCAGGGCCTCGGCACCTCTATATGTGCAATGGGGAGACTGTACCCACAGCCCCGAGGAGCAGGAAGCAAAggaggcccagccccctccctggccctggggactcaCTCACAAAGGCCGTTCTTGCCCAGGGCTCGGCTCACGTTCCCCACCTCGCCCAAGTTGAGGGCCTGCCCAGACTCACCTGCGGTCCTCGCCTGGGCCtgtctccagctcctccctcccttggtcccttcctgaagggacagggtgtgaggtcagagggccccagcccctggggccccaCTTGCCACCCTGGGGTTCATTCACCCCGCCCAGGGCCTTCCCTCCAATGCAggttgg
Above is a genomic segment from Mesoplodon densirostris isolate mMesDen1 chromosome 18, mMesDen1 primary haplotype, whole genome shotgun sequence containing:
- the LOC132478878 gene encoding forkhead box protein J1-like is translated as MAESWLRVSGAGAAEEAGPEGGLEESNALNDSLTSLQWLQDFSFLNAEVPALPSADTDPHGYHELSGSAEPGSPLAADPACLGQPHTPGKPTSLCTPRSAPSGLQASPPDDVDYATNPHVKPPYSYATLICMAMQASKATKITLSAIYKWITDSFCYFRHADPTWQNSIRHNLSLKKGFIKMPREKDEPGKGGFWRIDPQYAERLLSGALKKRRLPPVHIHPAFARQAAPEPSAAPWAGPLTVSTEAQQLLREFEEATGEAGWGAGEGRLGRKRQQPLPKQEAKVPRPSSPLLLTPEEQGELEPLKGNFDWEAILDAGTLDGELGTLETSELIPPLSPASHGDMDLTIHGHHIDCPVTWGPPVEQATDSLDFDETFLATSFLEHPWDESTRSSLPPEPLFEAGDATLASDLHDWASLGAFL